In the genome of Arabidopsis thaliana chromosome 4, partial sequence, the window AACAGAGACTCTTTCACAACCGACGTCGTATCTGGTCAATAACGGAGACCCTTTATCTCTGTATTTTGAGATAACTCAGTCGTGAAGCAGTCATAACTAAGCTGTGTGACTATTATAACTCGGTCAAACCCTGAAAGTGCTTTCCTTAAGCCATCAGTTGGTACAATCAAGTAATTAACATATCATAATCACATTCCAACTAGTGGAATCATGAAACTATCTCATATTCTATATACTTTATCCAACATCATACCCAACAACATCATTCCTAGAAGTTTGGTCAACATAGTTTGTCAATCGACACTTACCGAAAacccaatttattttttgttttcatattataGATCTTGAAACTAATAGAACCAACAATTTGGTGGCTAGTTTGAAATCTCATAATAACATCTGGTTTCTTATAACTCGGtcaaaccacaaaatcttcTGGCATAACTCAGTCGTAACGTATTGGTATTGTGAGGCCCAAGCCCAAGAGGGTCCCAACCAACCCAAGTAACACACAAAACCCTAAGCGTGTGTatgtacatatgtatatatctcCCTCTTCACGCAGCTTCTTCTCACATCGtcttcatcaccatcacttCTTTATCTCTCATCTCAATCTCAGCCATTATCATCATCGTTGTGACACCGGAGTTGACGTCACGTTGGGGTCATGATTGTTTAACGTGGTTGGTTTCGTCGCCGTTCATCACCGGATTGTTAGGTAAGGAAAACCTCTCATGGCTATGAACTACACTACTGAAATTATTCCACTTAGCAATTGGATTTGTGGATTATAACTTCAACTATTGGATTTTTGTGTGAACATGTGAAATAAGGAAACAGTTCAAGTGGTAGAATTGGTGATCCGTTTCTCATCACGTCCGAAGGAGTTTGGGCTAGTTCTTAACGTTTCTGAATTGATCTTGTTTCCAAGTTTTCAGAACAGTTTTCGGATCCAAAATCGGAGGTAAGATCGATCGGCAAATCACGTTTAAAGTTGATAATTAGTCACAGTTTTCAGAGCCATATTTTTCCAAGTATCTGAAACTTTGCAGTTTCTGGTAGAGGTTTTAAGGATCTATTTCCCGTCGGATCTGAAGGAATCAAATTGTGAATTTGGTGTCGTTGGAAAGATCTCGAGGAGAGCAAGAATTAGCAAGTTTCGTTCTCACGATCCAAGGTAAGCTTCATTCGCAAAATGACTTACAAGTGAAAAATCACAGTTTTCCTgaactcaaaaaaatattaagtgTCAGGAACATTGCAGTTTCATCTTAAGGGTTTTACGAGGCGTTTCTGGTCACTCAGGAGCATTGATAGACCCAACGACGGTGGTTTCTGACAGAGGAAGTGTCAGGGAAGCCACTGGAACCTTCAGATCAATTGGAAAAGGTAATCCATAGCCATGGAAGCGCTTGCTTGTTGGCCAAGAATGAGTCGTTCTGCTTAAACCCAGAAACCcttatttgttgtttgaatctGTTTCTTCAGCTGCAATTTCCAGAACGCAGTCACAGTTTCCAAATTGCAATTCCAGCTTTCTAGTAGTTGTTTCCAATCAATTGAGGTGAGGGTGGTATCCACGAAGGAtggtatcattttcttttggtatgcTCCATGACTTGTAGCATATAGGCTTGGATTTGATTGATTAGGATTAGATTATATGATGTTATGATTGAGAGTAAATGTTAGgtatgatgataatgaatgaTTGTAATGTTTGGTAATGCTATGATATATAAGTAAATGTTAAATATGATGATGTATGTACGAGAATGATTTAAGTATAGACAGTGATGGACTGACGGGTTAACAGCTGGTCAAGAACGGCTGACGAGCCCGGAATGGGAGTGTCTGAGCCACGAGGGCCAGCCTCCACCTATTGTTCTAGTCGTCACGAGGATGACTGGACCTAACGATGTGTatgtttatattaatatacataAGATGGTTCTCTTGATTATGTTcttt includes:
- a CDS encoding uncharacterized protein (unknown protein; FUNCTIONS IN: molecular_function unknown; INVOLVED IN: biological_process unknown; LOCATED IN: endomembrane system; BEST Arabidopsis thaliana protein match is: unknown protein (TAIR:AT4G09210.1); Has 9 Blast hits to 9 proteins in 1 species: Archae - 0; Bacteria - 0; Metazoa - 0; Fungi - 0; Plants - 9; Viruses - 0; Other Eukaryotes - 0 (source: NCBI BLink).) → MYICIYLPLHAASSHIVFITITSLSLISISAIIIIVVTPELTSRWGHDCLTWLVSSPFITGLLEQFSDPKSEFLVEVLRIYFPSDLKESNCEFGVVGKISRRARISKFRSHDPRVLRGVSGHSGALIDPTTVVSDRGSVREATGTFRSIGKGNP